One Streptomyces sp. V4I8 genomic window carries:
- a CDS encoding MFS transporter, producing MATARRPEGATGIGGAKGGRDRGGGTGRRRGSFRAVGRALHFPFTGTARGIRKATHAHGAGESGLGKLIELHGVNGAGDMMITVALASTVFFSVPTDEARGRVALYLGITMAPFTVLAPVIGPLLDRIPHGRRAAMAGAMFARAMLALVLSGAVVTGSIELYPAALGVLVASKAYGVVRSAVVPRLLPPAFSLVKANSRVTLGGLLATGVAAPIGAGLQALGPRYPLYGAFVIFIAGTFLSFTLPSKVDSAKGEDTALLAADEQHLHGPHRHPVKRPGLRTVGIAVTHALGANAALRCLSGFLIFFLAFLLREHPMSGQSAAVSLGIVAASAGVGNACGTAVGAWLRSRAPEIIIVTVVGFVLLAALTAAIFFGAILVAFLAATAGFAQALAKLSLDALIQRDVPELVRTSAFARSETLLQVSWVLGGAIGIVLPLKGSLGLLVGAGIVAIGWLTTIKGLIGSARHGGHSRPRVA from the coding sequence GTGGCAACCGCGAGGCGGCCCGAAGGAGCCACCGGCATCGGTGGGGCCAAGGGCGGCCGTGATCGAGGTGGCGGAACGGGCCGGAGGCGCGGCTCCTTCCGTGCGGTCGGCCGTGCCCTGCACTTCCCGTTCACCGGCACCGCCCGCGGCATCCGCAAGGCCACCCACGCGCACGGGGCGGGCGAGTCCGGCCTCGGCAAGCTGATCGAACTGCACGGGGTGAACGGCGCCGGGGACATGATGATCACCGTCGCCCTCGCCTCCACCGTCTTCTTCTCCGTCCCCACCGACGAGGCCCGCGGCCGGGTCGCGCTCTACCTCGGCATCACCATGGCGCCGTTCACCGTCCTCGCGCCGGTGATCGGCCCGCTCCTCGACCGGATCCCCCATGGACGACGCGCCGCCATGGCGGGCGCCATGTTCGCCCGGGCGATGCTCGCGCTGGTCCTGTCCGGTGCGGTCGTCACAGGCAGCATCGAGCTCTATCCGGCCGCCCTCGGGGTGCTGGTCGCCTCGAAGGCCTACGGCGTCGTCAGAAGCGCCGTGGTGCCCCGGCTGCTGCCACCCGCCTTCTCCCTGGTGAAGGCCAATTCCCGGGTCACTCTCGGCGGCCTCCTCGCCACCGGCGTCGCCGCGCCCATCGGCGCCGGGCTCCAGGCCCTCGGGCCGCGCTATCCGCTGTACGGCGCCTTTGTGATCTTCATCGCCGGGACGTTCCTGTCGTTCACCCTGCCGTCGAAGGTGGACTCGGCCAAGGGCGAGGACACCGCGCTGCTCGCGGCCGACGAGCAGCACCTGCACGGGCCGCACCGCCACCCCGTCAAGCGCCCCGGCCTGCGCACGGTCGGCATCGCCGTCACCCACGCCCTCGGCGCCAACGCGGCCCTGCGCTGCCTCTCCGGCTTCCTGATCTTCTTCCTCGCCTTCCTGCTGCGCGAGCACCCGATGTCCGGCCAGAGCGCGGCCGTGTCGCTGGGCATAGTGGCCGCCTCGGCCGGCGTCGGGAACGCGTGCGGCACGGCGGTCGGCGCGTGGCTGCGCTCCCGGGCGCCCGAGATCATCATCGTGACGGTCGTGGGCTTCGTGCTGCTCGCGGCGCTCACGGCGGCGATCTTCTTCGGCGCCATCCTGGTGGCGTTCCTCGCGGCGACCGCCGGCTTCGCGCAGGCGCTGGCCAAGCTGTCCCTGGACGCGCTGATCCAGCGCGACGTACCCGAACTGGTCCGTACGTCGGCCTTCGCGCGCTCCGAGACACTGCTGCAGGTGTCCTGGGTGCTGGGCGGCGCGATCGGCATCGTGCTGCCGCTGAAGGGCTCCCTGGGCCTGCTGGTGGGCGCGGGGATCGTCGCGATCGGCTGGCTGACCACCATCAAGGGCCTGATCGGCTCGGCCCGGCA